A single region of the Gossypium arboreum isolate Shixiya-1 chromosome 12, ASM2569848v2, whole genome shotgun sequence genome encodes:
- the LOC108478635 gene encoding uncharacterized protein LOC108478635 yields the protein MEDIVKQILARPIQVADLIVKAADEAQSFKQDCLELKTKAEKISALLRQAARASNELYERPTRRIVDDTEQVLEKALALVLKCGATGFIKRVFTIIPAGAFRKLAIQLENSIGDVSWLLRVSSSDGEHDDEYLGLPPIAANEPILCLIWEQIAILYKGTVEERSDASASLVSLARDNDRYGKLIVEEGGIPPLLKLLKEAKPEGQENAARAIGLLGLDPECVEQIVNAGAGSVFAKILKEGDMKVQSLVAWAVSELAAHYPKCQDHFAQNNIIRFLVSHLAFETVQEHSKYSITSKQAMSGNPGGAEPNQMHNVVVNSMAMRSQVPEGPKLNKPHSSSGSHHLPPKGNLQPAKSNQHHHHHHHPQGHHVSLSGTSIKGREFEDPATKAQMKAMAARALWQLCVGNLGICRTITESRALLCFAILLEKGSEDVRSYSSMALMEITAVAEQNADLRRSSFKPTAPAAKAVVDQMLKVIQKAEDTDLLVPCIKSIGNLARTFRATETRMIEPLVKLLDEREADITVEAAIALNKFATPDNYLHAIHSKAIISAGGAKHLIQLVYFGEQMVQFPSLTLLCYLTYNVPDSDSLAKEEVLIVLEWASKQAHLMGDPNIAELLPEAKSRLELYQTRGSRGVH from the coding sequence ATGGAGGACATTGTGAAACAGATCTTGGCAAGGCCAATACAAGTGGCAGACCTTATAGTCAAGGCCGCAGATGAAGCACAATCTTTCAAACAAGATTGCCTAGAGCTTAAAACCAAGGCCGAGAAGATATCAGCGCTCCTCCGTCAAGCTGCTCGTGCCAGCAACGAACTTTACGAACGCCCGACACGCAGGATTGTGGACGACACCGAACAGGTCCTGGAGAAGGCCCTAGCTCTTGTCCTCAAGTGCGGGGCAACCGGTTTCATAAAGCGAGTTTTCACCATTATCCCTGCGGGAGCCTTTAGGAAATTAGCGATACAACTCGAGAATTCTATAGGAGACGTTTCGTGGCTGTTGCGCGTGTCATCCTCGGATGGTGAACATGATGATGAATATCTCGGGCTTCCTCCTATCGCAGCCAACGAACCAATATTGTGCCTTATATGGGAACAGATTGCCATTCTTTATAAAGGTACAGTAGAAGAACGATCTGATGCTTCTGCTTCCTTGGTTTCCTTGGCTCGGGACAATGATCGATACGGTAAGCTGATCGTAGAGGAAGGAGGGATCCCTCCTTTATTGAAGTTGTTGAAGGAAGCGAAGCCAGAAGGTCAGGAGAACGCAGCAAGGGCGATTGGGTTGCTGGGACTTGATCCGGAATGCGTGGAACAGATTGTGAATGCTGGTGCTGGCTCGGTGTTTGCGAAAATCCTCAAAGAAGGTGACATGAAGGTTCAATCCTTGGTGGCTTGGGCTGTATCAGAATTAGCAGCGCATTACCCCAAATGCCAAGACCATTTTGCACAGAACAATATAATCCGGTTTCTCGTGAGCCATCTCGCCTTTGAGACCGTTCAAGAACACAGTAAGTATTCCATTACTAGTAAGCAAGCCATGTCTGGTAATCCGGGTGGTGCGGAACCTAACCAGATGCACAATGTGGTTGTTAACTCTATGGCTATGAGAAGCCAGGTTCCTGAAGGTCCTAAGCTAAATAAACCACACAGTTCGTCAGGAAGTCACCACCTCCCTCCCAAAGGCAACCTACAACCCGCCAAGTCAAACCAGCATCACCATCACCATCACCATCCACAAGGACACCATGTTTCATTATCTGGAACTAGCATCAAGGGAAGGGAATTTGAGGACCCAGCCACCAAAGCACAAATGAAGGCGATGGCGGCTAGAGCTCTGTGGCAGCTTTGCGTGGGAAATCTTGGTATATGCCGAACCATTACGGAATCAAGAGCTCTATTGTGCTTTGCAATTCTATTAGAGAAGGGCTCCGAAGATGTACGGTCGTATTCATCCATGGCATTGATGGAAATTACGGCTGTAGCAGAGCAAAATGCTGACCTGAGACGCTCTTCATTCAAGCCTACAGCCCCTGCTGCCAAAGCTGTTGTGGACCAGATGCTCAAAGTCATACAGAAGGCAGAAGACACAGATCTCCTAGTGCCTTGCATCAAATCGATTGGAAACCTGGCCAGGACTTTCCGAGCAACCGAAACCAGGATGATTGAGCCATTGGTGAAACTGCTTGATGAAAGGGAAGCGGATATTACCGTGGAGGCTGCCATTGCACTTAACAAGTTCGCCACACCTGACAATTACCTCCATGCTATTCATTCAAAAGCCATCATCAGTGCGGGAGGCGCCAAGCATCTAATTCAACTAGTTTACTTCGGAGAACAAATGGTTCAGTTTCCTTCTTTGACCCTGCTGTGTTACCTTACCTATAATGTTCCTGACAGTGACAGCCTTGCAAAAGAAGAGGTTCTTATAGTTCTGGAGTGGGCATCAAAGCAAGCTCATCTAATGGGAGATCCTAATATTGCTGAACTATTGCCAGAAGCCAAAAGTAGATTGGAACTCTATCAAACTAGGGGTTCAAGAGGAGTCCATTAA